A stretch of Castanea sativa cultivar Marrone di Chiusa Pesio chromosome 2, ASM4071231v1 DNA encodes these proteins:
- the LOC142623587 gene encoding isovalerate--CoA ligase AAE2-like produces MNHFFKNPLTRFICSLNHFHFSFTQSSRQFSHFSEPESWRSMEGLIRCSANYVPLTPISFLERAAKAYRDTTSVVYGSVKYTWGDTHERCLKLASALTQLGISRGDVVATMAPNVPAMQELHFAVPMAGALLCTLNTRHDSAMLSILLSHSEAKIIFVDYQLLDIANGALKLLAKTERKPPILVLIAESDGSLPTDHHIASETYEYESLLANGHNGFEIRRPNSEWDPISVNYTSGTTSRPKGVVYSHRGAYLNTLATILLHGVGSMPVYLWTVPMFHCNGWCLIWGLAAQGGTNICLRKVTPKGIFDNIALHNVTNMGGAPTVLNMIVNSPISDRKPLPHKVEVMTGGSPPPPQILSKMEELGFGVSHLYGLTETYGPGTSCIWKPEWDSLPLDKRYKLKARQGVQHPGLEEVDVKDPVTMASVPADGKTMGEIMFRGNTVMSGYLKDLKATEEAFSGGWFRSGDLAVKHPDNYIEVKDRSKDVIISGGENISTVEVETVLFGHPAVLEAAVVARPDNHWGQTPCAFVKLKEGYDVDSQELIKFCRDHLPHYMAPRTVIFEDLPKTSTGKTQKFILREKAKALGSLS; encoded by the exons ATGAATCACTTCTTCAAGAACCCGTTGACTCGCTTCATTTGCAGCTTAAATCACTTCCACTTTTCATTCACTCAAAGCTCTCGCCAATTCTCTCACTTCTCTGAGCCAGAATCATGGAGATCAATGGAGGGTCTGATTCGTTGCTCAGCAAATTACGTTCCTTTGACTCCCATAAGCTTCTTGGAGCGAGCAGCAAAGGCTTACAGAGACACAACCTCTGTTGTGTATGGTTCTGTGAAGTATACTTGGGGGGACACGCATGAACGGTGTCTGAAACTAGCTTCTGCTCTGACCCAGTTGGGAATTTCCCGTGGAGATGTG GTTGCAACCATGGCTCCTAATGTCCCAGCAATGCAAGAGCTTCATTTTGCAGTTCCAATGGCAGGAGCTCTTCTCTGTACGCTTAATACACGCCATGATTCAGCGATGTTGTCAATCCTACTAAGTCATTCAGAAGCCAAGATCATATTTGTAGACTACCAGTTACTTGATATTGCTAATGGAGCACTCAAGCTTCTTGCCAAGACAGAAAGAAAGCCACCAATCTTAGTCTTAATAGCTGAATCTGATGGCTCATTACCCACTGACCACCACATTGCTTCTGAAACTTATGAATATGAGAGTCTCCTGGCAAATGGGCACAATGGATTTGAGATAAGACGACCAAATAGTGAATGGGATCCTATTAGTGTAAATTACACTTCTGGCACAACATCTAGACCAAAAGGAGTGGTGTATAGTCACAGGGGTGCCTACCTCAATACCCTGGCAACAATTCTTCTACATGGGGTTGGCTCAATGCCGGTTTACCTTTGGACTGTGCCTATGTTTCACTGCAATGGGTGGTGCCTCATTTGGGGATTGGCAGCTCAAGGTGGCACCAATATATGCCTTAGAAAAGTTACTCCAAAGGGTATATTTGATAACATTGCTCTGCATAATGTCACAAACATGGGAGGGGCACCAACTGTCCTAAACATGATTGTAAATTCACCAATCAGTGATCGAAAGCCGCTTCCTCACAAGGTGGAAGTAATGACAGGAGGTTCACCACCGCCTCCACAGATTCTTTCCAAAATGGAAGAATTGGGTTTTGGTGTGTCTCACTTATATGGCCTAACAGAAACATATGGTCCAGGAACTTCTTGCATATGGAAACCTGAATGGGATTCTCTACCTCTTGATAAACGATACAAACTAAAAGCTCGACAAGGAGTGCAACATCCTGGATTGGAGGAGGTGGATGTGAAAGATCCTGTTACAATGGCAAGTGTACCAGCTGATGGTAAAACTATGGGGGAGATCATGTTTAGAGGAAACACAGTAATGAGTGGATACTTGAAAGATTTGAAAGCAACCGAAGAAGCATTTAGTGGTGGCTGGTTTCGAAGTGGGGATTTAGCTGTGAAACATCCTGATAATTATATAGAAGTAAAGGACCGATCGAAGGATGTAATAATTTCTGGTGGGGAAAACATAAGCACAGTTGAGGTGGAAACAGTTTTGTTTGGTCATCCAGCAGTTCTTGAGGCTGCAGTGGTTGCAAGGCCAGATAATCATTGGGGCCAAACTCCTTGTGCCTTTGTGAAGTTAAAGGAAGGATACGATGTTGATTCCCAAGAACTAATCAAGTTTTGTAGGGATCATTTACCACATTATATGGCTCCTCGAACTGTCATTTTTGAGGATTTGCCAAAAACTTCTACTGGAAAGACACAAAAGTTTATTCTGAGAGAGAAAGCAAAGGCTCTGGGAAGCCTTTCTTGA
- the LOC142624091 gene encoding uncharacterized protein LOC142624091, with translation MAKRPFKKEEQEQEECSDPYEDGEEEEVEYTRKKVMIRVVSARQRMSSLVPLMSYSSDSSSSSSTSTSTCYGNIIGGSDSIGSLRCQADECGVDLKMAKTYHKRHKVCERHAKAAVVLVTGIRQRFCQQCSKFHEISQFDDNKKSCREKLAGHNERRRKTYADLQAENKQKRQTSIMGGGLLKAMRYSNYGEKSLPGSPNMKHCRINFK, from the exons ATGGCTAAAAGACCGTTCaagaaagaagaacaagaacaagaagaatgTTCTGACCCTTATGAAGAtggcgaagaagaagaagtagagtACACTAGGAAGAAAGTGATGATAAGGGTAGTCTCAGCTAGGCAGAGAATGAGCTCATTGGTACCCTTAATGAGTTATagtagtgatagtagtagtagtagcagcACTAGTACTAGTACTTGTTATGGTAATATTATTGGTGGTAGTGATAGCATTGGCTCATTACGTTGCCAAGCTGATGAGTGTGGTGTGGACTTGAAAATGGCCAAGACGTACCACAAGCGTCACAAGGTTTGTGAGCGTCACGCCAAGGCTGCTGTTGTTTTAGTCACTGGTATTCGCCAGAGGTTTTGCCAACAGTGTAGCAA GTTTCATGAAATTTCACAATTCGATGATAACAAAAAGAGTTGTCGGGAAAAGTTGGCTGGTCACAATGAGCGGCGGAGGAAAACCTATGCAGACCTTCAGGCAGAGAATAAACAAAAACGACAAACTTCCATTATGGGTGGTGGCTTGCTGAAAGCCATGAGGTATTCGAATTATGGTGAAAAGAGTCTTCCAG